DNA from Aquificaceae bacterium:
GCCCTTGACCTTTTCCTCTTCTACCTTTTCTGGGAGGGTATGCTCATACCCATGTATTTCATCATAGGTCTTTGGGGGCATGACAGAAAAGTTTACGCAGCGAACAAGTTCTTTGTGTATACCTTTTTTGGAAGTGTGTTTCTTCTTCTCGGACTTGCCAGCATAGTGGTCTATGGCTATATAATGACCGGAACCATATCCTTTGACTACACCTTCCATATGGCTTTCTCTTATCCCATGTTTCTGCAAATAGCAGGCTTTCTACTCTTTGGTCTTGGCTTTGCAGTAAAGATTCCCATGTGGCCAGTCCACACTTGGCTTCCTGATGCCCACGTGGAAGCTCCAACCGCAGGCTCTATGGTGCTCGCCGCCGTGCTTCTCAAGATGGGAACTTACGGCTTTGTAAGATACTCACTGCCCCTCTTCCCCGATGCCAGCAAATACTTTATTCCTCTCATATTCTTCCTGAGTGTGGTAGCCATAATCTACACCGCCATGATGGCAATAGCCCAAACCCACATAAAAAGGCTTATTGCTTATTCTTCCATAAGCCACATGGGCGTAGTGACCCTTGGAACCTTTGCCATGGACCTTAACGCATTAAACGGAGCTATATACATGATGATAGCTCACGGTCTTTCCTCTGCCGCACTGTTCATGTCCGCAGGCTTTATATACGACAGAGTCCACTCCTATCATATGGATGACCTTGGAGGCTTGGCAAGGTATGTGCCAAAACTGGCAGTGTTTTTCATGATATCTGGTCTTGCAGGTATAGGCTTCCCTGGTCTTGCAGGCTTTGTGGCAGAGTTTTTGGTCTTTCTTGGCACATACAAAAACTTCCCCGTATGGGCTTTTATAGCAGGCGTAGGTATTGTGCTTTCTGCAGCATACTTCCTCTATATGTATAAAAGGGTCATGTTTGAGGAGGAGACCCTTTCCGAATACAGGTTGGAAAAGTGGAAACAACTAAAAGACTTGGAGCTTCACCACATGCTCTCCTTTATACTCATAATCGCCTCCGCCTTTATCATGGGTCTTTATCCCTATCCCTTTGTAAAGATAATAGAACACACTTCCCGATACGTGCTCGGAGGTTAAGAGGTGAACTGGAACGCAGTAA
Protein-coding regions in this window:
- a CDS encoding NuoM family protein, with the translated sequence MENLLNIAIFLPLLGAILVGIVRNEKFSKVVSLSISSVVFLIILYLFLNFDWSAQGFQYVTKLNWIPSLGISYHVGVDGMAISLLLMTSLVFVSAFLWSLKIEDRPNLYFALFLALETACLGVFSALDLFLFYLFWEGMLIPMYFIIGLWGHDRKVYAANKFFVYTFFGSVFLLLGLASIVVYGYIMTGTISFDYTFHMAFSYPMFLQIAGFLLFGLGFAVKIPMWPVHTWLPDAHVEAPTAGSMVLAAVLLKMGTYGFVRYSLPLFPDASKYFIPLIFFLSVVAIIYTAMMAIAQTHIKRLIAYSSISHMGVVTLGTFAMDLNALNGAIYMMIAHGLSSAALFMSAGFIYDRVHSYHMDDLGGLARYVPKLAVFFMISGLAGIGFPGLAGFVAEFLVFLGTYKNFPVWAFIAGVGIVLSAAYFLYMYKRVMFEEETLSEYRLEKWKQLKDLELHHMLSFILIIASAFIMGLYPYPFVKIIEHTSRYVLGG